In Heliangelus exortis chromosome Z, bHelExo1.hap1, whole genome shotgun sequence, a genomic segment contains:
- the LOC139789754 gene encoding WD repeat-containing protein 7-like yields the protein MYGCLSGLPQMKKISTSYEERRKQATAIVLLGVIGAEFGAEIEPPKLLTRPRSSSQIPEGFGLTSGGSNYSLARHTCKALTFLLLQPPSPKLPAHSTIRRTAIDLIGRGFTVWEPYMDVSAVLMGLLELCADAEKQLANITMGLPLSPAADSARSARHALSLIATARPPAFITTIAKEVHRHTALAANTQSQQNIHTTTLARAKGEILRVIEILIEKMPTDVVDLLVEVMDIIMYCLEGSLVKKKGLQECFPAICRFYMVSYYERSHRIAVGARHGSVALYDIRTGKCQTIHGHKGPITAVAFAPDGRYLATYSNSDSHLCFWQMNTSLLGSIGMLNSAPQLRCVRTYQVPPVQPASPGSHTALRLARLIWTSNRNLILMAHDGKEHRFVV from the exons ATGTATG GCTGTCTGTCTGGTCTGCCACAAATGAAGAAGATCTCCACGTCCTACGAGGAGAGACGCAAACAAGCCACAGCCATCGTGCTGCTGGGGGTGATCGGGGCAGAGTTTGGGGCTGAGATTGAGCCCCCAAAACTGCTGACCCGGCCCCGCAGCTCCAGTCAGATTCCTGAGGGCTTTGGGCTGACCAGCGGTGGATCAAATTATTCCTTGGCCAGGCACACAT GCAAGGCCCTgaccttcctgctgctgcagccccccagccccaagctGCCTGCCCACAGCACCATCCGCAGGACTGCCATCGACCTCATCGGCCGGGGCTTCACCGTCTGGGAGCCCTACATGGACGTCTCGGCCGTGCtcatggggctgctggagctctgcGCCGACGCCGAGAAGCAGCTGGCCAA CATCACAATGGGGCTGCCCCTCAGCCCCGCCGCTGACTCCGCGCGCTCGGCCCGGCACGCTCTGTCCCTCATTGCCACTGCCAGACCTCCTGCCTTCATCACCACCATCGCCAAGGAG GTGCACAGACACACTGCCCTGGCTGCCAACACCCAGTCCCAGCAGAACATCCACACCACCACCCTGGCACGGGCTAAAGGGGAGATCCTGAGGGTCATTGAGATTCTGATTGAGAAGATGCCTACTGACGTCGTGGACCTGCTGGTGGAG gttatGGACATCATCATGTATTGCCTTGAAGGATCTTTAGTTAAGAAGAAGGGTCTTCAAGAATGCTTCCCAGCTATCTGCAG GTTCTACATGGTCAGCTACTACGAGAGGAGCCACAGAATAGCAGTTGGAGCTCGCCACGGTTCAGTGGCCCTCTACGACATCCGGACTGGGAAATGTCAG ACCATCCATGGCCACAAGGGCCCCATCACAGCTGTGGCGTTTGCCCCCGACGGTCGGTACCTCGCCACCTACTCCAACTCTGACAGCCACCTCTGCTTCTGGCAG ATGAACACCTCTCTCCTGGGGAGCATCGGCATGCTCAACTCCGCCCCCCAGCTCCGATGCGTCAGAACCTACCAGGTACCGCCGGTCCAGCCCGCCTCGCCGGGCTCCCACACCGCCCTGCGCCTGGCCCGCCTCATCTGGACCTCCAACCGGAACCTCATCCTCATGGCTCACGACGGCAAGGAGCACCGCTTCGTGGTTTAG